A window from Drosophila nasuta strain 15112-1781.00 chromosome 3, ASM2355853v1, whole genome shotgun sequence encodes these proteins:
- the LOC132789099 gene encoding ubiquitin-conjugating enzyme E2-22 kDa: MANMAVSRIKREFKEVMRSEEIVQCSIKIELVNDSWTELRGEIAGPPDTPYEGGKFVLEIKVPETYPFNPPKVRFITRIWHPNISSVTGAICLDILKDNWAAAMTLRTVLLSLQALLAAAEPDDPQDAVVAYQFKDKHDLFLLTAKHWTNAYAGGPHTYPDCDSKIQRLKDMGIDEHDARAVLSKENWNLEKATECLFS; the protein is encoded by the exons ATGGCGAACATGGCAGTATCACGTATCAAGCGCGAATTTAAAGAAGTAATGCGCAGTGAAGAG ATCGTTCAGTGCTCGATCAAAATTGAACTGGTTAACGATAGCTGGACAGAGTTGCGCGGCGAAATTGCCGGTCCACCGGACACACCCTACGAGGGCGGCAAGTTTGTGCTAGAAATCAAAGTGCCCGAAACATATCCTTTCAATCCACCCAAG GTACGCTTCATCACACGGATTTGGCATCCGAACATTTCGTCGGTCACCGGCGCCATTTGTCTCGATATCCTCAAGGATAATTGGGCCGCTGCCATGACACTGCGCACTGTGTTATTATCGCTGCAAGCGCTGCTCGCCGCTGCCGAACCCGATGATCCCCAGGACGCTGTGGTCGCCTATCAGTTCAAGGACAAGCACGATCTATTTCTGCTCACAGCGAAGCATTGGACAAACGCATATGCTGGTGGTCCGCATACGTATCCCGATTGTGATTCAAAGATACAACGGCTCAAGGATATGGGCATTGATGAGCACGATGCGCGCGCTGTGCTCTCCAAAGAGAACTGGAACCTCGAGAAGGCGACCGAGTGCCTCTTCAGTTAG
- the LOC132789092 gene encoding SANT and BTB domain regulator of class switch recombination — translation MEKTHNNDEEAAGGAASSSNTDDQQQQQASSAGNGNDFQISLNDFLEFLKLSCHVNEMIAKADNKPHNREPVPPAESAAGVAVAKRNAKKDEFDFNSLAENPLVNELLALKRPHRHATNENSSSSSRSSLLMEHKSTARSSHVHTPRGLHPKLNEQLDYVINEGVLDSVLSFICPMPLPVAFTNSGRAKLAKQQQQQQLQQQQPLKPEASSSNSNAVASSKPDLGVTSSPSGSSPRESREATLDSNSSSSASNGMVRALVKEQSGKGATTNATARRKSLLLAKDSKHARQEKKEPEVVIHVCDEVKNTSRDFSCPQSLLISKMGYFADVTAGQRLEEMDISVHCDIQIFDWLMKWIKHSAQSQELAAPGQSSFAAEPQLDGNNVVPILVSASFLQMEPLLLECLAFCHAHLSEVVRTSTNLSCLNDALVSRLAAMFTNLELEMVRDKKERVTPRLWTKLIQSLCEPDAEVLRGHFYSISGLFRCVRCCRCVTNTMKSYVNCIPSNIRLNRWGQLISSHVRDTNWDLNVYVLQLFKELKSWRKVYWKLWGHCHYLYCCSCEAHFPVYQMNWCRYHPEPPNFLGPEIEGRMAGPAGRYACCNQQAFRYETLPGPNGCQFREHSVLVDTDRERAILTIAQLVGENYALCEQPPLHMQELAAAGEISPNWLGISLTPQRCRQGLLPQLCMDMTNHRVSRRCRYEIDTSTESETTSTSSEDTRSSRPRIRNTLVDDEFTSSSDGCESDHRPPPRKTRGKKKRKRPAAVSGRFWSGELSARSNQDHQRDFEEKIMKQVASYVTKKTGSDQNLVHNAQPLGGTYVRLESEWKEMLKQRHSNHNLQSGGGGNVTSNMGANNGNAALGSNSSSNQNLYSGGGATVGGMACGSGASLLSKQKHK, via the exons atggaaaaaacgCATAACAATGATGAAGAAGCTGCTGGAGGTGCAGCATCCAGCTCAAATACAGAtgatcagcaacaacagcaagctTCAAGTGCCGGAAACGGGAATGATTTTCAAATCAGTTTAAATGATTttcttgaatttttaaaactttcaTGTCACGTTAACGAGATGATTGCAAAAGCGGACAATAAGCCACACAACCGGGAGCCCGTGCCGCCAGCCGAAAGCGCCGCGGGCGTCGCAGTCGCCAAGCGAAATGCGAAAAAGGACGAATTCGATTTCAATAGTTTGGCCGAAAATCCTTTGGTAAATGAATTGCTCGCTTTGAAGCGGCCACATCGTCACGCCACCAAtgagaacagcagcagcagtagtcgCAGCAGTCTGCTAATGGAGCACAAATCCACGGCACGTTCCTCGCATGTCCACACGCCACGTGGTCTGCATCCCAAGCTCAACGAGCAATTGGATTATGTGATCAATGAGGGCGTCTTGGACTCAGTGCTCTCATTCATTTGCCCAATGCCGCTGCCCGTTGCCTTCACCAACAGCGGACGCGCCAAGCTagctaagcaacaacaacaacaacagctgcaacagcagcagcctctCAAGCCGGAGGCGtccagctccaactccaacgCTGTGGCATCATCGAAGCCTGACTTGGGTGTGACGAGCTCGCCCAGCGGAAGTTCGCCTCGAGAGAGCCGCGAGGCGACTCTTGActcgaacagcagcagcagcgccagcaaTGGCATGGTCCGTGCCTTGGTAAAGGAGCAGAGCGGCAAAGGGGCAACAACGAATGCAACTGCGCGACGCaagtcgctgctgctggccaaggACAGCAAGCATGCACGTCAGGAGAAAAAGGA ACCCGAGGTCGTCATCCACGTCTGCGACGAGGTGAAGAACACCTCCCGCGACTTTAGTTGCCCGCAGAGTTTGCTCATTAGCAAGATGGGCTACTTTGCCGATGTCACCGCTGGCCAGCGTCTGGAGGAAATGGATATTTCGGTGCACTGCGACATCCAAATCTTCGACTGGCTGATGAAGTGGATCAAGCACAGTGCTCAGAGTCAAGAGTTGGCGGCACCTGGACAAAGCAGCTTTGCTGCTGAACCCCAACTCGATGGCAACAATGTGGTGCCCATTTTGGTATCCGCAAGCTTTCTGCAAATGGAGCCACTGCTCCTAGAGTGTTTGGCCTTTTGCCATGCCCATCTCAGTGAGGTGGTACGCACCTCAACGAATCTATCGTGTTTGAATGATGCACTCGTTAGTCGTCTGGCTGCCATGTTCACTAATCTGGAACTGGAAATGGTGCGCGATAAGAAGGAGCGTGTCACACCGCGTTTGTGGACAAAGCTCATTCAGAGTCTGTGTGAACCGGATGCGGAAGTGTTGCGCGGACATTTCTACAGCATTTCGGGATTGTTCCGTTGTGTgcgttgctgtcgctgcgtCACCAACACCATGAAGTCCTATGTAAACTGCATTCCCAGCAACATTCGCCTGAATCGCTGGGGACAATTGATTAGCTCGCATGTGCGCGACACCAACTGGGATCTGAATGTCTATGTGCTCCAACTGTTCAAGGAGCTCAAGTCGTGGCGCAAAGTCTACTGGAAGCTCTGGGGACATTGTCATTATCTCTATTGCTGCTCGTGCGAGGCGCATTTTCCTGTTTACCAGATGAACTGGTGTCGCTATCATCCGGAGCCGCCCAACTTTCTGGGACCAGAGATTGAGGGACGCATGGCAGGACCAGCAGGACGCTATGCGTGCTGTAATCAACAAGCATTTCGTTACGAAACGCTGCCGGGTCCAAAT GGCTGCCAATTTCGAGAGCACAGCGTGCTCGTTGACACCGATCGGGAGCGCGCAATATTGACAATTGCACAACTCGTAGGCGAAAACTACGCGCTGTGCGAGCAGCCGCCGTTGCACATGCAAGAGCTGGCTGCCGCTGGAGAAATAAGTCCCAACTGGCTGGGCATCTCTTTGACCCCACAACGTTGTCGCCAAGGACTGCTGCCGCAGCTGTGCATGGACA TGACCAATCATCGCGTGagtcgtcgctgtcgctatGAGATCGATACGAGCACCGAATCGGAGACAACATCGACCAGCTCGGAGGATACTCGCAGTTCGCGTCCACGCATACGTAATACTTTAGTCGATGACGAGTTCACCTCGAGTAGCGATGGCTGCGAGTCGGATCATCGTCCGCCGCCCCGCAAAACGCGCGGCAAAAAGAAACGCAAACG ACCCGCTGCAGTGTCTGGTCGCTTTTGGTCTGGCGAGTTGTCGGCGCGCAGCAATCAGGATCATCAGCGTGACTTTGAGGAGAAGATCATGAAACAGGTGGCCAGCTATGTGACAAAGAAAACAGGCTCCGATCAGAATCTGGTGCACAATGCACAACCCTTGGGAGGCACTTATGTGCGTCTGGAGTCCGAGTGGAAGGAGATGCTCAAGCAACGTCACAGCAATCACAATCTGCAATCGGGCGGCGGTGGCAATGTCACCAGCAACATGGGCGCTAATAATGGCAACGCAGCGCtgggcagcaacagcagcagcaatcagaATCTGTACAGCGGCGGAGGCGCCACAGTTGGTGGCATGGCTTGTGGTTCGGGTGCCTCGTTGTTGTCCAAGCAGAAGCACAAGTAG
- the LOC132789102 gene encoding small ribosomal subunit protein eS17, producing MGRVRTKTVKKAAKVIIEKYYTRLTLDFHTNKRICEEVAIIPTKPLRNKIAGYVTHLMGRLRHSQVRGISIKLQEEERERRDNYVPAVSALEQDIIEVDADTKEMLKLLDFHNIRGLQLTAPSTNNYGRRN from the exons ATG GGTCGCGTCAGAACCAAGACAGTGAAGAAGGCCGCCAAGGTCATCATCGAGAAGTACTACACTCGCCTGACGTTGGACTTCCACACCAACAAGCGCATCTGCGAGGAGGTTGCTATCATTCCCACCAAGCCCCTCCGCAACAAGATTGCCGG CTATGTTACCCACTTGATGGGCCGTCTGCGTCACTCTCAGGTGCGTGGTATCTCCATTAAGCTGCAGGAGGAGGAGCGTGAGCGTCGTGATAACTACGTTCCTGCTGTGTCTGCTCTGGAGCAAGACATCATCGAGGTCGATGCCGATACCAAGGAGATGTTGAAGCTGTTGGACTTCCACAACATTCGTGGCCTGCAGCTCACCGCGCCCAGCACCAACAACTATGGACGTCGCAATTAG
- the LOC132789101 gene encoding glycine cleavage system H protein, mitochondrial, giving the protein MVFITKLARVVGAQTARQLLSKPQSMTASSQWRSFHVSCLLNAERRYTDKHEWVELLESNKAVVGISSYAQEALGDVVFAQLPEPGTELKQDDECGALESVKAASEVYSPVSGKVTEKNAQVEDSPALVNTSCYEKGWLFKVDLKNPDEFQKLMTEEQYKTFLSSSADH; this is encoded by the exons ATGGTTTTCATAACAAAACTTGCACGTGTTGTTGGTGCTCAGACTGCACGCCAGCTGCTCTCCAAGCCACAGTCTATGACAGCATCATCACAGTGGCGTAGTTTTCACGTCAGCTGCTTGCTCAACGCAG AACGTCGCTACACAGACAAACATGAATGGGTGGAACTGTTGGAATCGAACAAGGCTGTTGTAGGCATCTCCAGCTATGCACAGGAAGCGCTGGGTGACGTTGTCTTTGCTCAGCTGCCGGAGCCAGGCACAGAACTGAAACAAGATGATGAATGCGGTGCTCTGGAGAGCGTAAAGGCGGCCAGTGAGGTTTATTCACCAGTCAGTGGCAAGGTGACGGAAAAGAACGCACAAGTGGAGGATTCACCTGCCTTGGTCAACACTAGCTGCTATGAGAAAG GTTGGCTCTTCAAGGTTGACCTGAAGAATCCGGATGAATTCCAGAAACTCATGACTGAGGAACAGTACAAGACTTTTTTGAGCAGCAGCGCTGATCACTAA
- the LOC132789094 gene encoding acetyl-coenzyme A synthetase codes for MPTEKSIYNPNPAISQNAYISSFEEYKKFYDESLENPAEFWSRVAKQFHWETPADPAKFLQYNFNISKGPISIKWMEGASTNICYNLLDRNVRNGLGDQIAYYWEGNHPDDYSRGLTYRKLLEEVCRFANVLKDHGIKKGDRVSIYMPMILELPIAMLACARIGAVHSIVFAGFSPDSLAERMFDCKAKLLITADGAWRGEKPLYLKALCDTALEKVEEMGHSVEKCIVVSHLKRVTPCQENHVEQDIPWTDDRDYWWHEEMEDKEPACYPEWMDAEDPLFMLYTSGSTGKPKGVLHTTAGYLLYAATTFKIVFDYKPGDIYWCTADVGWITGHTYVVYGPLANGATSVIFEGTPFFPGNDRYWSVIDKYKVTQFYTAPTAIRALMKFGEAPVLKHNLSGLKVLGSVGEPINPEAWLWYYRNIGKEQCSIVDTFWQTETGGHVITPLPGATPMKPGSASFPFFGVKPTLLDECGIEIKGEGEGYLVFSQPWPGMMRTLYNNHERFEDTYFSKFPGYYCTGDGARRDTDGYLWITGRVDDMLNVSGHLMSTAEVESVLTEHPRVAESAVVSRPHPVKGECLYCFITPNENEPFDQKLISDLKKMVRERIGPFAMPDVIQNAPGLPKTRSGKIMRRVLRKIAVNDRNVGDTSTLADEMIVEQLFANRPVEAK; via the exons ATGCCAACGGAAAAATCAATATACAATCCGAATCCGGCAATTAGCCAAAACGCGTACATATCCAGCTTCGAGGAGTACAAGAAATTCTACGATGAGTCCTTGGAGAATCCTGCAGAGTTCTGGTCACGCGTTGCCAAGCAATTTCACTGGGAAACGCCCGCCGATCCCGCGAAATTCTTGCAATACAATTTCAACATCTCCAAAGGACCCATTTCCATAAAATGGATGGAGGGCGCCTCAACGAACATTTGCTACAATCTCTTGGATCGCAATGTTCGCAACGGACTCGGCGATCAAATTGCCTACTATTG GGAGGGCAACCACCCCGATGATTATTCCCGTGGTCTCACGTACCGCAAACTCTTGGAGGAAGTCTGCCGCTTTGCTAACGTGCTGAAGGATCATGGCATCAAGAAGGGCGATCGTGTCTCCATCTACATGCCCATGATACTGGAGCTGCCCATTGCCATGTTGGCCTGCGCTCGCATTGGAGCTGTGCATTCAATTGTGTTTGCTGGCTTCTCACCCGATTCGCTGGCGGAACGAATGTTCGACTGCAAGGCCAAGCTGTTGATCACAGCCGATGGCGCTTGGCGTGGCGAGAAGCCACTCTACCTGAAGGCTCTCTGCGATACTGCGTTGGAGAAGGTCGAGGAGATGGGCCACTCGGTGGAGAAGTGCATTGTGGTGTCGCATTTGAAGCGTGTCACACCCTGCCAGGAGAATCATGTGGAGCAGGATATACCGTGGACAGATGATCGCGATTACTGGTGGCACGAGGAGATGGAAGACAAAGAGCCAGCCTGCTATCCCGAATGGATGGATGCCGAGGATCCGTTGTTCATGCTCTACACGAGTGGCTCCACTGGCAAGCCGAAGGGTGTTCTCCACACCACAGCTGGATATTTGCTCTATGCTGCGACCACATTTAAGATTGTCTTTGACTACAAACCCGGTGACATTTACTGGTGCACCGCTGATGTCGGCTGGATCACTGGACATACCTACGTCGTGTACGGACCACTGGCCAATGGCGCCACTTCAGTTATT TTCGAGGGAACCCCCTTCTTTCCGGGCAACGATCGCTATTGGAGCGTCATTGACAAGTACAAGGTTACCCAGTTCTACACCGCACCAACAGCCATTCGGGCGCTCATGAAGTTCGGCGAGGCTCCGGTGCTTAAGCACAATTTGAGTGGACTCAA agTGCTCGGCAGTGTGGGTGAACCCATCAATCCGGAGGCTTGGTTGTGGTACTATCGCAACATTGGCAAGGAGCAGTGCTCCATTGTGGACACATTCTGGCAAACGGAGACTGGCGGTCATGTCATCACGCCCCTGCCAGGCGCCACGCCTATGAAACCGGGATCAGCT TCATTCCCCTTCTTTGGCGTCAAACCAACGCTGCTGGATGAGTGCGGCATTGAGATCAAAGGTGAAGGTGAGGGATACTTAGTGTTTTCGCAGCCCTGGCCGGGCATGATGCGCACGCTGTACAACAACCACGAGCGCTTCGAGGACACCTATTTCTCCAAGTTCCCTGGCTACTATTGCACCGGCGATG GCGCTCGTCGCGATACTGATGGTTACTTGTGGATCACTGGCCGTGTGGATGACATGTTGAACGTGTCGGGACATCTGATGTCCACCGCCGAGGTAGAATCTGTGCTCACCGAGCATCCACGTGTTGCCGAATCCGCTGTTGTGTCGCGTCCGCATCCGGTGAAGGGCGAATGTCTTTACTGCTTTATCACACCCAATGAGAACGAACCCTTCGACCAGAAACTGATCTCGGATCTGAAGAAGATGGTGCGTGAACGCATTGGACCCTTCGCCATGCCCGATGTCATCCAGAATGCACCTGGTTTGCCCAAGACACGCTCCGGCAAGATTATGCGTCGTGTGCTGCGCAAGATTGCCGTCAACGATCGCAATGTGGGCGACACTTCGACGCTAGCTGACGAAATGATTGTGGAGCAATTGTTTGCCAATCGTCCAGTCGAGGCCAAGTAA
- the LOC132789098 gene encoding inositol monophosphatase 2-like isoform X2: MCKFMRTFSRQFSTLDGATVCQLISRLSQESSKIMLKALNKRMEYTTKKHSRDILTKADKAVERLLVSGIRKEFPEHQIIAEEGTEGVSKSKHLTAAPTWIIDPIDGTMNFLHGFPYFCTSIAFYAEKQAQFGWIHNPLLRQTYVAQRGKGFFFFNDQRMQASKQRDLKKSLIFVEWSLKRNEDHVNVAMDNMLKLLPIVHGIEYCSSGDWSL, from the exons ATGTGCAAATTTATGAGAACTTTCAGCAGACAGTTCTCaacgctagatggcgccacgGTGTGCCAGCTCATCAGTCGGTTGAGTCAAGAGAGTAGCAAG ATAATGCTGAAGGCGTTAAATAAGCGAATGGAATACACAACCAAGAAACATTCACGGGATATATTAACAAAAGCTGACAAAGCGGTGGAGCGTTTGCTAGTCTCTGGCATTCGAAAAGAATTCCCCGAACATCAAATCATTGCAGAGGAAGGCACTGAGGGAGTTTCTAAGAGCAAGCACTTAACAGCTGCCCCTACTTGGATCATTGATCCTATCGATGGCACCATGAATTTCCTACACGGCTTTCCTTATTTTTGCACCTCGATTGCATTTTATGCGGAGAAGCAGGCGCAGTTCGGTTGGATTCATAATCCGCTGCTCAGGCAGACTTATGTAGCTCAAAGGGGAaaaggatttttttttttcaatgatCAGCGCATGCAGGCGAGCAAACAGCGGGATCTAAAGAAGTCGCTCATCTTTGTAGAATGGTCGTTGAAGCGGAATGAAGATCACGTCAATGTGGCCATGGATAACATGCTGAAACTGCTGCCCATTGTGCATGG CATTGAATATTGCTCAAGTGGCGACTGGAGCTTGTGA
- the LOC132789098 gene encoding inositol monophosphatase 1-like isoform X1, which yields MCKFMRTFSRQFSTLDGATVCQLISRLSQESSKIMLKALNKRMEYTTKKHSRDILTKADKAVERLLVSGIRKEFPEHQIIAEEGTEGVSKSKHLTAAPTWIIDPIDGTMNFLHGFPYFCTSIAFYAEKQAQFGWIHNPLLRQTYVAQRGKGFFFFNDQRMQASKQRDLKKSLIFVEWSLKRNEDHVNVAMDNMLKLLPIVHGIRSLGSTALNIAQVATGACDAYIQFGPQIWDTAAGVLMVREAGGVVLDPCGGEYDLQSQRLLATSTAELAEQLIPMLTQVFPD from the exons ATGTGCAAATTTATGAGAACTTTCAGCAGACAGTTCTCaacgctagatggcgccacgGTGTGCCAGCTCATCAGTCGGTTGAGTCAAGAGAGTAGCAAG ATAATGCTGAAGGCGTTAAATAAGCGAATGGAATACACAACCAAGAAACATTCACGGGATATATTAACAAAAGCTGACAAAGCGGTGGAGCGTTTGCTAGTCTCTGGCATTCGAAAAGAATTCCCCGAACATCAAATCATTGCAGAGGAAGGCACTGAGGGAGTTTCTAAGAGCAAGCACTTAACAGCTGCCCCTACTTGGATCATTGATCCTATCGATGGCACCATGAATTTCCTACACGGCTTTCCTTATTTTTGCACCTCGATTGCATTTTATGCGGAGAAGCAGGCGCAGTTCGGTTGGATTCATAATCCGCTGCTCAGGCAGACTTATGTAGCTCAAAGGGGAaaaggatttttttttttcaatgatCAGCGCATGCAGGCGAGCAAACAGCGGGATCTAAAGAAGTCGCTCATCTTTGTAGAATGGTCGTTGAAGCGGAATGAAGATCACGTCAATGTGGCCATGGATAACATGCTGAAACTGCTGCCCATTGTGCATGG CATTCGCTCGTTGGGATCGACAGCATTGAATATTGCTCAAGTGGCGACTGGAGCTTGTGATGCTTACATACAATTTGGTCCACAGATTTGGGACACGGCAGCTGGAGTGTTGATGGTGCGTGAGGCAGGAGGCGTTGTCCTTGATCCTTGTGGCGGAGAATACGATCTGCAATCGCAGCGACTGTTGGCAACATCAACTGCTGAATTGGCCGAGCAATTGATACCAATGTTGACTCAAGTGTTTCCTGATTAA
- the LOC132789096 gene encoding inositol monophosphatase 1-like yields the protein MQKLIRSLLLGFGSSKSSSPPPAAAASIAGTSEKQPKKRKSSGDKFDMDQCFEVGLKSSERVATKLMEALKKEVNNEVKPAKRMRMFTKWNSRIEDMLIKDISKQYPTHLFITKNRHKNREAVSLTDDPTWFIDPLGSKTNFVHGFPYANINLAFWLLKKPRFGIVWNPLQDECYTTRTGFGSFMNVNTLQVSNCRKLSEALVMCEARTKVTFDSKEIRKIAHQVNELRSLGSSSMSMCMVAQGYADAYIDFNCGSWDLSATMLLVREAGGIVCDPSLKPLDLMSRRVLCAATQELAEELAAVLAFSEEKDAPKLSEVPQLDETVQKLGLGEKRNTKETGKTQSKYQEREGLDKKPKEFSRPRMVYVLPKLTTEFQSPSMKFSGYPKAAPTDRRKFVRSYPTDPNLPGQGSIF from the exons atgcaGAAGCTCATCAGGTCTTTGCTGTTGGGCTTCGGTTCCAGCAAGAGCAGCTCTCctccgcctgctgctgctgccagcatTGCAGGCACTTCGGAGAAACAGCCGAAGAAAAGGAAATCCTCGGGTGATAAATTTGACATGGATCAATGTTTTGAAGTAGGTCTGAAGAGCAGCGAACGTGTGGCCACCAAGTTGATGGAGGCGCTTAAAAAGGAAGTTAACAATGAGGTAAAGCCTGCTAAACGAATGCGAATGTTTACAAAATGGAATAGTCGGATTGAGGATATGCTGATTAAGGACATTTCCAAGCAATATCCCACACATCT CTTTATCACCAAGAATAGACACAAGAATCGTGAAGCAGTTAGCTTAACCGATGATCCCACCTGGTTTATTGATCCCTTGGGTAGCAAAACGAACTTTGTGCACGGTTTTCCCTATGCCAACATCAATCTAGCTTTCTGGCTGTTAAAAAAGCCCAGATTTGGCATCGTTTGGAATCCATTGCAGGATGAATGCTACACAACACGCACAGGCTTTGGCTCCTTCATGAATGTGAATACTTTGCAAGTCAGCAACTGTAGGAAATTATCCGAAGCCCTGGTCATGTGCGAGGCGAGAACTAAGGTTACTTTTGATTCGAAAGAAATTAGAAAGATAGCACATCAAGTAAATGA ACTGCGAAGCTTGGGCAGCAGTTCGATGAGCATGTGCATGGTGGCCCAAGGATACGCCGATGCCTACATTGACTTCAACTGTGGCAGCTGGGACTTGTCGGCCACCATGCTGCTGGTCAGGGAAGCGGGTGGCATAGTCTGCGATCCTTCGCTGAAACCCTTAGATTTAATGTCTCGACGAGTCTTATGCGCTGCCACACAAGAGTTGGCTGAGGAGTTGGCAGCAGTGCTCGCTTTCTCAGAGGAGAAGGATGCTCCAAAGCTTAGTGAAGTCCCGCAGCTTGATGAAACTGTGCAGAAACTTGGTTTGGGTGAGAAAAGAAATACTAAGGAAACGGGTAAAACGCAAAGTAAGTACCAGGAAAGGGAAGGCTTAGACAAAAAGCCCAAAGAATTCTCCCGCCCAAGAATGGTTTATGTCCTACCCAAGTTGACTACAGAATTTCAATCGCCCTCGATGAAATTCTCTGGATATCCTAAAGCTGCACCAACGGACCGAAGAAAGTTTGTAAGGAGCTATCCTACAGATCCAAATTTACCGGGTCAAGGTAGCATTTTCTAG